A single Klebsiella variicola DNA region contains:
- a CDS encoding YdgH/BhsA/McbA-like domain containing protein — protein MKSIKTFVAVAALSMISFGTFAQSISASASTLDRAEAKIAAQAAEQGASYKITSAQFNNRVHMTAELTK, from the coding sequence ATGAAATCCATCAAAACTTTCGTTGCAGTTGCCGCACTCTCTATGATCTCTTTCGGTACTTTTGCTCAGAGCATCAGCGCCAGCGCTTCCACCCTGGACCGCGCAGAAGCCAAAATTGCCGCGCAGGCCGCAGAGCAAGGCGCGTCTTACAAAATCACCAGCGCTCAATTCAATAACCGCGTACATATGACCGCTGAGCTGACGAAATAA